A region of Streptomyces sp. NBC_01788 DNA encodes the following proteins:
- a CDS encoding response regulator transcription factor: MIKVLVVEDHAVVRSGLVALLSGELSIRVVGQAADGEAALAEAERLRPDVVLLDIDLPARDGIAVAAALAEQLPECRVLMLTALDRPGHLGRALGAGASGYLLKSVTPAETADAIRRVAVGGRVIDPRMRDGGADTVSPLTERETEVLRLASSGAHAREIAADLFLSLGTVRNRLSSAVGKLHARTLVDAVRIAERHGWL; this comes from the coding sequence GTGATCAAAGTGCTGGTGGTCGAGGACCACGCCGTCGTGCGGTCCGGGCTGGTGGCGTTGCTCTCGGGCGAGCTGAGTATACGGGTCGTGGGTCAGGCCGCCGATGGTGAGGCCGCACTGGCCGAGGCCGAGCGGCTTCGGCCCGATGTGGTCCTCCTCGACATCGACCTGCCTGCCAGGGATGGCATCGCCGTTGCCGCAGCGCTCGCCGAACAGCTGCCGGAATGCCGCGTTCTGATGCTCACGGCGCTGGACCGGCCCGGGCATCTGGGGCGTGCCTTGGGCGCCGGAGCGTCCGGCTACCTCCTCAAGTCCGTGACCCCCGCCGAGACCGCCGACGCGATTCGCAGGGTCGCCGTCGGTGGGCGCGTGATCGACCCGCGGATGCGGGACGGCGGGGCCGACACGGTCAGCCCTCTGACCGAGCGGGAGACAGAGGTGCTGCGGCTGGCGTCCTCCGGCGCCCACGCCCGTGAGATCGCCGCCGATCTCTTCCTGAGCCTGGGCACGGTACGCAACCGGCTCTCCTCCGCTGTCGGCAAGCTCCACGCGCGCACCCTCGTCGACGCCGTCCGCATCGCCGAACGCCACGGTTGGCTGTAG
- a CDS encoding IS4 family transposase, which produces MTAGVLVRWPDMHPWIGLSDEVRLGLLTEWIVPELVDEVLTACGRRDAKPRPLSGRFMVYFVLALALFQQDSYDDVAENLVGALGEMDQSVPNKSSFTRARQQLGAAPLEGVFRRVAGAIAPPTLEAAFWRGMRVAAVDGFLLDVPENATTRAAFGGQVDSAGRPIGFPQARVVTLTETGTHATIDARIGSFKGGGGEPALATEMAGSAVGMLVIMDRAFPGVALWKAYTQAGAHLLIRARTFVAAKPMEILPDGTYLTRMNLAGQRRSHPGGVTVRVIDYQVDGGETVRLLTDLLDPEAGPAEQLAALYHERWEVESAYRQLKTYQRGKAEVLRSVSPELVRQEVWAHLTLHHCLNRIIMRLADGEGMDPDWISFVKVLKHTRRSVVLQAGRSARRLRQFTTRMAAKVVRKLDNGLRRLRAADRYTRRPVSQYIVRRKGQARRGTRRVPEKAITLTPAILQ; this is translated from the coding sequence GTGACCGCCGGTGTGTTGGTTCGTTGGCCGGACATGCATCCATGGATCGGGTTATCCGATGAGGTCCGGCTCGGGTTGCTCACCGAGTGGATCGTTCCTGAGCTGGTGGACGAGGTGCTGACCGCGTGTGGTCGGCGGGATGCCAAGCCCCGTCCCCTGTCGGGCCGGTTCATGGTCTACTTCGTGCTTGCTCTGGCGCTGTTCCAGCAGGACTCCTACGACGATGTCGCGGAGAACCTGGTCGGGGCCCTGGGCGAGATGGACCAGTCGGTGCCGAACAAGTCGTCGTTCACCAGGGCCCGCCAGCAGCTCGGGGCCGCACCGCTGGAAGGAGTGTTCCGCCGTGTGGCGGGGGCGATCGCTCCGCCCACACTCGAGGCGGCGTTCTGGCGCGGGATGAGAGTGGCCGCGGTCGACGGGTTCTTGCTGGACGTGCCGGAGAACGCTACGACACGTGCCGCTTTCGGTGGGCAGGTGGACAGTGCCGGCCGGCCCATCGGGTTCCCGCAGGCCAGGGTGGTGACGCTGACCGAGACCGGTACGCACGCGACGATCGACGCACGGATAGGCAGCTTCAAGGGCGGTGGTGGCGAGCCCGCGCTGGCGACAGAGATGGCCGGTAGTGCCGTCGGCATGCTGGTGATCATGGACCGGGCCTTTCCCGGTGTCGCACTGTGGAAGGCCTACACTCAGGCCGGAGCACACCTGCTGATCAGAGCCCGCACCTTCGTCGCCGCGAAGCCCATGGAGATCTTGCCCGACGGGACCTATCTGACCCGGATGAACCTCGCCGGGCAGCGGCGCTCCCATCCGGGCGGGGTGACAGTGAGAGTGATCGACTACCAGGTCGACGGCGGCGAGACGGTCAGGCTGCTGACCGACCTGCTCGATCCCGAGGCCGGGCCCGCCGAGCAGCTGGCAGCCCTGTATCACGAGCGCTGGGAGGTCGAATCCGCCTACCGGCAGCTGAAGACCTACCAGCGGGGAAAGGCCGAGGTGCTGCGGTCGGTGTCGCCGGAACTGGTACGGCAGGAGGTCTGGGCCCACCTGACCCTCCACCACTGTTTGAACCGGATCATCATGCGGCTGGCCGACGGCGAGGGTATGGACCCCGACTGGATCTCGTTCGTCAAGGTCCTCAAGCACACACGACGCAGCGTCGTCCTCCAGGCAGGCCGGTCGGCCCGCCGACTACGGCAGTTCACGACGCGGATGGCTGCGAAAGTCGTGCGCAAGCTCGACAACGGTCTCCGGCGGCTACGCGCGGCGGACCGCTACACCCGCCGTCCGGTCTCGCAGTACATCGTGCGCAGGAAAGGCCAGGCCAGGCGGGGCACACGACGGGTTCCCGAGAAGGCCATCACCCTTACGCCCGCGATACTTCAGTAG
- a CDS encoding RHS repeat-associated core domain-containing protein has product MVLAAEAAVAVATTGQAVALHREKTRQTADRSTPKSPDAAADIPSAKVAARLSGKRVEALSERTETSTTWVNKDGSLTTELSAGPVRFKDEPTGEWREVDLDLVRGADGTVEPKAHPGGLRLSGRSGTPAKSLEAAQRAEATDLVTLGEGDQQITLQWKGGLPQPKLDGTRAEYSNAVPGADVVVEATRTGFEQYVELKQHPETGDAGGYSYTLPLKAKGLKATQLADGSVLFTDRKNKKRAVMPAPVMWDATVDERSGEHTRKARVGLKVVQKGASVDLVITPDAEFLADPAAKYPVTIDPSTSSLSNVFDTYVQQGVTVDQSADTELDWGNPGTKNADGTPRTAQTFISWNTTPIQDALVLDAKLSLWNFHSGNNVDCKAYPWEVWSSPAASTSSRWTNRPTMTALKATSTETRGNSSCTSTQPAGWINANVTTLAQEWASAKTTRGHMGIQATSEAVVAQWKRVNSANAASNPPKLVVNYNYRPRTGTKQEAGPPYFSYGGDYVVNTTTPTLRDTFVDADGDKVNGTFQIFDSVTNAQVGNVLVSKYVPSGQVASVTVPAGVLADGKTYKFRTSPYDGTHYNTGWSAWKTFTVDTKAPSAPTKIVSTDYPSDKWVKGTGQAGTFTVTPPAGGDHNWLEWSLDGITWTKVTTSGSSANKAISIAPPKDGTHTLQVRAVDKADNKSEAAEYTFHAGPGGFIQPNDGERTARRLPLVAEADGTKYNAVSFFWRRSEADNWDKIPAGHVTSGGTPLTAWPVSLTGGKNAQLVWNATDTVDPDGTVQIKADFTGPGNASGSTEPLTVVVDRNADGAASQGVGPGTVNMLTGDFGLSATDASAFDMSVTRTASSRTPEKGATQEGQAPIFGKEWVSGATAELTDSDYSHIRRISDTAVALVDSEGEETHFTANAAKSGWIPEPGSEDLTLKGSVSGSFTLSDTEGTVTEFTKPDPTVPTWQVSSTLLDGLTNSTTTVISQKTTYNGKAVARPKWVIAPTSAATAADCTADPATKGCRVLEYLYPLTTTATDIEFGDVVGQVKSIRLWATEPGAASSKVLAIQSYAYDGQGRLRETWNPRISPALKTEYEYDSAGRVVKFTPPGELPWTFTYGKAGNAATAGDGMLLKAARAGLKQGTADVAEGTAATSIVYDVPLTGTAAPNKMGASDVKAWGQLDAPTDATAVFPADAVPSSHSGGSLTATAYKRADVHYLGVSGREVNSATPGGHISTTEYDRFGNTVRELTAANRGVALGLTADDKATQADLGITQLTGAERGDLLATRSVYNENGIRALEEFGPLRRTDLTADLKQGTTLLVSAGTSVTARTWTVNEYDAGRPTDGTAKVKDQITKVTVGAQVREHSSVHGETRVTQTVYDWVKGLPTKTIKDPGGLAITETTEYDAQGRTVKQLLPGATGTDAATRVTTYWSATGTGACAGRPEWADLLCSVGPAGAITGGGSNPTGLPTTNTEYDWWGNTAKVTETANGVTRTTTTTYDAAGRPTKTTVTGGLGQAVPEATTEYDPNNGKVTKTTSPTGGTITKAYDKLGRQIAYTDADGGRTTTEYDLLDRPVKATDTVPSTVTYTYDTAIEPRGLVTKTTDSIAGTFQATYDAAGAVVTEKLPGGYTVKQTNDPTGSAVDRTYTRDSDGTIVYSDTVTESIHGQVTTHAGWSDQNYGYDATGRLTTVEDTTETVCTRRSYAFDARTNRKSLTTAAGAPGTDCPTSGGTAANSTYDSADRLVNSGYTYDAFGRTTALPGSTIGYYANDLAYQQVSGGKRQTWQLDAALRFRSWKVETGSGSTWTQTASKLNHYGGDGDNPRWIVEDTATGALTRNVDGASGDLAATTAKSGDTVLQLTTIHGDVAFQLPLDAGKAPVALDSDEYGNPRAGQAPTRYNWLGAKQRSTETLTGLTLMGARLYNPATGRFLSVDPVYGGNLNAYEYAHADPLNRFDLDGRSSWVRKQWNRFNNKRHRVGRNPNWRGIYHSGKFAIGTAALVAPFGRVKTARNVWRAAKSPHGTLKRCAKSGSRAIHCAGAVWGVQTVMNDFNNWNKNRQFRNDWNDSLTSDGRRSVCRKYTGKSSCW; this is encoded by the coding sequence ATGGTGCTTGCCGCGGAGGCGGCGGTAGCGGTCGCCACCACCGGTCAGGCGGTGGCACTCCACCGGGAGAAGACCCGGCAGACAGCCGACAGGAGTACGCCCAAGAGCCCTGACGCCGCCGCGGACATCCCCTCCGCGAAGGTCGCGGCCCGGTTGTCCGGCAAGCGGGTCGAGGCGCTGTCCGAGCGTACCGAGACCTCCACGACCTGGGTGAACAAGGACGGCTCGCTCACCACCGAACTCTCCGCCGGTCCCGTCCGGTTCAAGGACGAGCCCACGGGAGAGTGGCGCGAGGTCGACCTGGATCTCGTCCGGGGGGCCGACGGGACCGTCGAACCCAAGGCGCACCCGGGAGGCCTGCGCCTGTCCGGCAGGTCCGGGACCCCGGCGAAGTCGCTGGAGGCCGCTCAGCGGGCCGAGGCCACCGACCTGGTGACCCTGGGCGAGGGCGACCAGCAGATCACCTTGCAGTGGAAGGGCGGGCTGCCGCAGCCGAAGCTGGACGGTACGCGGGCGGAGTATTCCAACGCCGTACCGGGCGCGGACGTGGTCGTGGAGGCCACCCGGACCGGGTTCGAGCAGTACGTCGAACTCAAGCAGCATCCCGAGACCGGTGACGCGGGCGGCTACTCCTACACCCTTCCGCTGAAGGCCAAGGGATTGAAGGCGACGCAACTCGCCGACGGCAGCGTGCTGTTCACCGACAGGAAGAACAAGAAGCGGGCCGTGATGCCGGCCCCGGTGATGTGGGACGCCACCGTCGACGAGCGCTCCGGTGAGCACACCCGCAAGGCCAGGGTCGGCCTGAAGGTGGTCCAGAAGGGCGCCTCCGTCGACCTGGTGATCACCCCGGACGCCGAGTTCCTCGCCGACCCGGCCGCCAAGTACCCGGTCACCATTGACCCGTCCACCTCCTCGCTCTCCAACGTCTTCGACACCTACGTGCAGCAGGGCGTGACGGTCGACCAGTCGGCCGACACCGAGCTCGACTGGGGCAACCCCGGCACCAAGAACGCCGACGGCACCCCGCGCACCGCGCAGACCTTCATCTCCTGGAACACCACACCCATCCAGGACGCGCTGGTCCTCGACGCGAAGCTGTCGCTATGGAACTTCCACTCGGGCAACAACGTCGACTGCAAGGCGTACCCGTGGGAGGTGTGGTCCTCCCCCGCCGCCTCCACCTCCAGTCGGTGGACCAACCGCCCGACGATGACGGCACTGAAGGCCACCTCCACCGAGACCCGCGGCAACTCGTCGTGCACCAGCACCCAGCCCGCGGGCTGGATCAACGCCAATGTGACCACGCTGGCGCAGGAGTGGGCCTCGGCCAAGACCACCCGCGGCCACATGGGCATCCAAGCCACGAGCGAAGCGGTCGTGGCCCAGTGGAAGCGCGTCAACTCCGCCAACGCCGCATCCAACCCGCCGAAGCTGGTCGTCAACTACAACTACCGCCCGCGCACCGGCACCAAGCAGGAGGCCGGCCCGCCGTACTTCTCCTACGGCGGCGACTACGTCGTCAACACCACCACGCCCACCCTGCGGGACACCTTCGTCGACGCCGACGGCGACAAGGTCAACGGCACGTTCCAGATCTTCGACTCCGTCACCAACGCCCAGGTCGGCAACGTCCTGGTGTCGAAGTACGTGCCCTCCGGGCAGGTCGCGTCGGTGACCGTCCCGGCCGGGGTGCTCGCGGACGGCAAGACCTACAAGTTCCGCACCAGCCCTTACGACGGCACGCACTACAACACTGGCTGGTCGGCGTGGAAGACCTTCACGGTCGACACCAAGGCACCGTCCGCCCCGACGAAGATCGTCTCCACGGACTACCCGTCGGACAAGTGGGTCAAGGGCACCGGCCAGGCCGGCACGTTCACGGTCACCCCGCCCGCCGGCGGTGACCACAACTGGCTGGAATGGTCGCTGGACGGCATCACCTGGACCAAGGTGACCACGAGCGGCTCCAGCGCGAACAAGGCGATCAGCATCGCCCCGCCGAAGGACGGCACCCACACGCTGCAGGTGCGGGCCGTGGACAAGGCGGACAACAAGTCCGAGGCGGCCGAGTACACCTTCCACGCAGGCCCCGGCGGCTTCATCCAGCCCAACGACGGCGAACGCACCGCACGCCGGCTCCCCCTCGTCGCGGAGGCCGACGGCACCAAGTACAACGCGGTGTCCTTCTTCTGGCGGCGCTCCGAGGCCGACAACTGGGACAAGATTCCCGCCGGTCACGTGACCTCCGGCGGTACCCCGCTGACCGCGTGGCCCGTTTCGCTGACAGGCGGCAAGAACGCGCAGCTGGTCTGGAACGCCACCGACACCGTCGACCCCGACGGCACGGTGCAGATCAAGGCCGACTTCACCGGCCCGGGCAACGCCTCCGGCAGCACCGAGCCGCTGACCGTCGTCGTCGATCGCAACGCTGACGGCGCCGCAAGCCAGGGCGTGGGTCCTGGCACGGTGAACATGCTGACCGGCGACTTCGGCCTGTCGGCCACGGATGCCTCCGCGTTCGACATGTCCGTCACGCGTACCGCCTCGTCCCGCACACCGGAGAAGGGTGCCACCCAGGAGGGACAGGCGCCGATCTTCGGCAAGGAATGGGTGTCGGGTGCGACCGCCGAGCTGACGGACTCCGACTACTCCCACATCCGCAGGATCTCCGACACGGCCGTGGCCTTGGTCGACTCCGAAGGTGAGGAGACCCACTTCACCGCGAACGCGGCCAAGTCGGGCTGGATTCCGGAGCCGGGCTCGGAGGACCTGACCCTCAAGGGCAGCGTGAGCGGCAGCTTCACGCTCTCCGACACCGAAGGCACGGTCACGGAGTTCACCAAGCCCGATCCGACCGTGCCGACCTGGCAGGTCTCCAGCACCCTGCTGGACGGGCTGACCAACTCCACCACCACGGTGATCTCGCAGAAGACCACCTACAACGGCAAGGCCGTCGCCCGGCCCAAGTGGGTCATCGCACCCACCTCAGCCGCGACCGCCGCGGACTGCACGGCCGATCCGGCCACCAAGGGCTGCCGGGTCCTGGAATACCTGTACCCGCTGACCACCACCGCCACGGACATCGAGTTCGGCGACGTGGTGGGTCAGGTCAAGTCCATCCGCCTGTGGGCCACCGAGCCCGGAGCGGCCAGCTCCAAGGTCCTTGCCATCCAGTCGTACGCGTACGACGGGCAGGGGCGGCTGCGCGAGACCTGGAACCCGCGTATCTCTCCCGCACTCAAGACCGAGTACGAGTACGACAGCGCTGGCCGTGTCGTCAAGTTCACCCCGCCCGGCGAACTGCCCTGGACCTTCACCTACGGCAAGGCGGGCAACGCCGCGACCGCCGGTGACGGCATGCTGCTCAAGGCGGCCCGCGCGGGGCTGAAGCAGGGCACCGCCGATGTCGCGGAGGGCACGGCCGCCACCAGCATCGTCTACGACGTGCCGCTGACCGGCACCGCCGCCCCGAACAAGATGGGCGCCTCGGACGTGAAGGCATGGGGCCAGCTCGACGCGCCGACGGACGCGACCGCGGTCTTCCCGGCCGACGCCGTGCCGTCCTCGCACTCCGGCGGCTCGCTGACCGCGACCGCCTACAAGCGGGCCGATGTGCACTACCTGGGCGTATCCGGCCGTGAGGTCAACTCCGCCACCCCCGGCGGGCACATCTCCACCACCGAATACGACCGCTTCGGCAACACCGTCCGTGAACTGACCGCCGCCAATCGGGGCGTCGCCCTGGGCCTGACTGCCGACGACAAGGCCACCCAGGCCGACCTCGGCATCACTCAGCTCACCGGCGCCGAGCGCGGCGACCTGCTGGCGACTCGCTCCGTCTACAACGAGAACGGAATCCGAGCACTGGAGGAGTTCGGCCCGCTGCGCAGGACCGACCTCACCGCCGACCTGAAGCAGGGCACCACCTTGCTGGTCTCCGCGGGCACTTCGGTCACCGCCCGGACGTGGACGGTCAACGAGTACGACGCGGGCCGGCCCACGGACGGCACGGCCAAGGTCAAGGACCAGATCACCAAGGTCACTGTCGGCGCCCAGGTGCGCGAACACTCCTCCGTCCACGGCGAGACCCGGGTCACCCAGACCGTCTACGACTGGGTCAAGGGCCTGCCGACCAAGACGATCAAGGATCCGGGTGGTCTGGCGATCACCGAGACCACGGAGTACGACGCCCAGGGGCGTACCGTCAAGCAGCTCCTGCCCGGCGCGACGGGCACGGACGCGGCAACCCGCGTGACCACGTACTGGTCCGCGACCGGCACCGGCGCCTGCGCCGGCCGCCCGGAGTGGGCCGACCTGCTCTGCTCGGTCGGACCCGCCGGCGCGATCACCGGTGGCGGCTCCAACCCGACAGGGCTGCCGACCACCAACACCGAGTACGACTGGTGGGGCAACACGGCCAAGGTCACCGAGACCGCCAACGGCGTCACCCGTACGACAACCACGACCTACGACGCCGCGGGCCGGCCGACCAAGACCACCGTCACCGGCGGGCTCGGCCAGGCCGTACCGGAGGCCACCACCGAGTACGACCCGAACAACGGCAAGGTGACCAAGACCACCTCGCCCACCGGCGGCACGATCACCAAGGCGTACGACAAGCTCGGCCGCCAGATCGCCTACACCGACGCCGACGGCGGCAGGACCACAACCGAGTACGACCTGCTCGACCGGCCGGTCAAGGCAACGGACACGGTGCCGTCGACGGTCACCTACACCTACGACACGGCCATCGAGCCGCGCGGTCTGGTCACGAAGACCACCGACTCGATCGCCGGCACGTTCCAGGCGACGTACGACGCCGCCGGGGCCGTGGTGACCGAGAAGCTGCCCGGCGGCTACACCGTCAAGCAGACGAACGACCCCACCGGTTCCGCCGTCGATCGCACGTACACCCGTGACAGCGACGGCACCATCGTCTACTCGGACACGGTGACCGAGTCCATCCACGGCCAGGTCACCACCCACGCCGGCTGGTCCGACCAGAACTACGGCTACGACGCCACGGGCCGCCTCACCACGGTCGAGGACACCACCGAGACGGTCTGTACGCGCCGCAGCTACGCCTTCGACGCGCGCACCAACCGCAAGTCCCTGACCACGGCGGCGGGCGCGCCCGGCACCGACTGCCCCACTAGTGGAGGAACCGCCGCCAACTCCACGTACGACAGCGCCGACCGGCTGGTGAACTCCGGGTACACCTATGACGCGTTCGGCCGTACGACCGCCCTGCCGGGCAGCACCATCGGCTACTACGCCAACGACCTCGCGTACCAGCAGGTCTCCGGCGGAAAGCGTCAGACCTGGCAGCTCGACGCGGCCCTGCGGTTCCGCTCGTGGAAGGTGGAGACGGGCAGCGGCTCGACCTGGACGCAGACCGCGTCCAAGCTCAACCACTACGGGGGCGACGGCGACAACCCGCGCTGGATCGTGGAGGACACCGCCACAGGAGCCCTGACCCGCAACGTCGACGGGGCCTCCGGCGACCTCGCGGCGACCACCGCCAAAAGCGGCGACACGGTACTGCAGCTCACCACCATCCACGGCGACGTGGCGTTCCAGCTCCCGCTGGACGCGGGCAAGGCCCCGGTCGCCCTGGACTCGGACGAGTACGGCAACCCGCGAGCCGGCCAGGCACCGACCCGCTACAACTGGCTCGGCGCCAAGCAACGCTCCACCGAGACCCTCACCGGTCTCACGCTCATGGGTGCTCGCCTCTATAACCCCGCCACTGGCCGCTTTCTGTCGGTGGACCCGGTGTACGGGGGCAACCTGAACGCCTACGAGTACGCTCATGCCGATCCGCTCAACCGGTTCGACCTGGACGGGCGGTCGAGCTGGGTGAGGAAGCAGTGGAACCGGTTCAATAACAAGCGCCACCGTGTGGGACGCAACCCTAATTGGCGCGGCATTTACCATTCTGGAAAGTTCGCGATCGGCACGGCGGCACTTGTCGCACCGTTCGGTCGCGTAAAGACGGCCAGGAATGTGTGGAGGGCCGCCAAGAGTCCGCATGGCACGCTGAAACGATGCGCTAAATCCGGTAGTAGGGCTATTCACTGCGCTGGAGCTGTCTGGGGAGTTCAGACAGTGATGAATGACTTCAACAACTGGAACAAGAATCGCCAATTCCGCAACGATTGGAATGATTCCCTGACGTCGGACGGCCGCCGCTCGGTCTGTAGAAAGTACACCGGAAAATCGAGTTGTTGGTGA
- a CDS encoding sensor histidine kinase yields MTAPPGARVALGALAVVVIGSLGLVALDVAASPFHKRTVTAGLTVLVLTPAVLLGQYAPPPYRLPYRWRWGLLLVQAVLTYVPIVVFQHRWFTLLGFLAGAVMLTLPPANSVPVALAVVASGPLLIHTGVVDSSRGSLVALLSATITASTVFAVTHLALLSSRLYGSKEQTARLAEQRAQARMRQDLHDLVGSSLVAIAMRAENTLRADASAESARAALTEVVELARRTQEDVRLISSPGAPRSLADEFARAQRLLTTSGIGVHASLPPRLELDGAVTECLRSVLHEAVGNLLEHSRATFCEIELHADPDDIRLTVRNDGVPADTPLSPAPSGRGTGLAGLRGRVVALGGTLRSTPEDRTFSVTATLPLP; encoded by the coding sequence GTGACGGCTCCACCGGGAGCGCGGGTCGCATTGGGCGCGCTGGCCGTCGTGGTGATCGGATCACTGGGGCTGGTGGCGCTGGATGTCGCCGCTTCGCCGTTCCACAAGCGCACGGTCACCGCCGGTCTGACCGTGCTGGTGCTGACGCCGGCCGTGCTGCTCGGCCAGTACGCGCCTCCGCCCTACCGGCTGCCGTACCGCTGGAGGTGGGGCCTGCTGCTGGTGCAGGCCGTGCTCACCTACGTGCCCATCGTGGTCTTCCAGCACCGGTGGTTCACTCTGCTCGGCTTCCTCGCCGGCGCCGTGATGCTCACTCTGCCTCCGGCCAACTCCGTTCCCGTCGCCCTGGCGGTCGTCGCCAGCGGGCCGCTGCTCATCCACACGGGCGTGGTCGACAGCAGCCGCGGTTCACTGGTCGCTCTGCTCAGTGCGACGATCACGGCGAGCACGGTCTTCGCGGTCACCCATCTCGCCCTGCTCTCCTCGCGGTTGTACGGCAGCAAGGAGCAGACGGCCCGGCTCGCCGAGCAGCGCGCCCAGGCGCGTATGCGCCAGGACCTGCACGATCTGGTGGGGTCGTCACTGGTGGCCATCGCGATGCGGGCGGAGAACACCCTGCGCGCGGACGCCTCCGCCGAGTCCGCCAGGGCGGCGCTGACCGAGGTCGTCGAGCTGGCCCGGCGGACACAGGAGGACGTACGGCTCATCAGCAGCCCCGGGGCGCCCCGCTCGCTGGCCGACGAGTTCGCCCGGGCACAGCGGCTGCTGACCACCTCGGGGATAGGGGTGCACGCCTCGCTGCCGCCGCGTCTCGAACTGGACGGCGCGGTGACGGAGTGCCTGCGGTCGGTGCTCCACGAGGCGGTGGGCAACCTGCTGGAGCACAGCCGCGCCACGTTCTGCGAGATCGAGCTCCACGCCGACCCGGACGACATCCGCCTGACCGTCCGCAACGACGGCGTCCCCGCGGACACGCCCCTGTCCCCCGCCCCGTCCGGCCGCGGCACGGGCCTGGCCGGCCTCAGGGGCCGGGTGGTCGCCCTCGGCGGAACCCTCCGCTCCACCCCGGAGGACCGCACCTTCTCCGTGACAGCCACCCTGCCCCTGCCCTGA
- a CDS encoding type II toxin-antitoxin system VapB family antitoxin encodes MSLTHIDIDDEALDTAKRLGGHRTKTAAVAAALEMYNKRLARDAAYDKYFEMAQGWDVEGAEEAHRADKDTARR; translated from the coding sequence GTGTCACTCACCCACATCGATATCGACGATGAAGCCCTGGATACGGCGAAGCGCCTGGGCGGACATCGGACCAAGACGGCCGCCGTCGCGGCGGCGCTCGAGATGTACAACAAGCGTCTGGCTCGCGACGCCGCCTACGACAAGTACTTCGAGATGGCCCAGGGCTGGGACGTCGAGGGGGCCGAAGAGGCACATCGAGCGGACAAGGACACGGCACGCCGGTGA
- a CDS encoding PIN domain-containing protein — MRYLLDSSALWRLLRDRDLHEAWRPVVTDGYVLSCYPQRAEFLRSARDAKEYRAFSDMFTDLYDDVSLPKSACLWISAFQERAADRGAHRALSAVDLQICATAAHHGLVVLHDDADFVTAARFAVELSQHNVHDGPRD, encoded by the coding sequence ATGCGCTACCTGCTCGACTCGTCGGCGCTGTGGCGCCTGCTCCGGGACCGCGACCTGCACGAGGCGTGGCGACCGGTGGTCACGGACGGCTACGTGCTCTCCTGCTACCCGCAGCGGGCCGAGTTCCTCCGGTCCGCGCGTGACGCCAAGGAGTACAGGGCGTTCAGCGACATGTTCACCGATCTCTACGACGACGTCTCCCTGCCCAAGAGCGCCTGCCTGTGGATCAGTGCGTTCCAGGAACGGGCGGCGGATCGGGGGGCGCACAGGGCTCTGTCCGCCGTCGACCTCCAGATCTGCGCCACGGCCGCCCACCACGGACTCGTCGTCCTCCATGACGACGCCGATTTCGTCACCGCGGCCCGGTTCGCGGTGGAGCTGAGCCAGCACAATGTGCACGACGGTCCCCGCGACTGA
- the smpB gene encoding SsrA-binding protein SmpB: MAKEKGRKLIAQNKKARHDYLIIDTYEAGLVLMGTEVKSLRQGRASLVDGFVQLDGHEAWLHNVHVPEYSQGTWTNHSARRKRKLLLHREEIDKLESKSQETGHTIIPLALYFKDGRAKVEIALAKGKKEYDKRQTLRERQDRRETDRAVSAARRRQQA; encoded by the coding sequence ATGGCTAAGGAAAAAGGGCGCAAGCTGATCGCGCAGAACAAGAAGGCGCGGCACGACTACCTCATCATCGACACCTACGAGGCCGGTCTGGTGCTGATGGGGACCGAGGTGAAGTCGCTGCGTCAGGGGCGGGCGTCGCTGGTCGACGGCTTCGTGCAGCTCGACGGGCACGAGGCGTGGCTGCACAACGTGCACGTGCCCGAGTACAGCCAGGGCACCTGGACCAACCACAGTGCCCGCCGCAAGCGGAAGCTGCTGCTGCACCGGGAGGAGATCGACAAGCTGGAGTCGAAGTCCCAGGAGACGGGGCACACGATCATCCCCCTGGCGCTGTACTTCAAGGACGGCCGGGCCAAGGTCGAGATCGCGCTGGCGAAGGGCAAGAAGGAGTACGACAAGCGGCAGACGCTCCGCGAGAGGCAGGACCGCCGCGAGACGGACCGCGCGGTGTCGGCGGCGCGCCGCAGGCAGCAGGCGTAA